attttgtaAAACTCAAACTTTGAAGCATGAATATACATTGAACTAAAAAGAGCATTTTTGTTGCATAAAGCAATATTGAGAAACATATAATGAAATGTGTTATGATAATTTACGTATATGTAATTGCTTTGTGACTAGTTTATAGAAAGatttatgaatgatttgagaaataattgaaaaatggtGGATGGCTATGTTGCAAAACAGTATTTGCTTGGTTTAAGAAATAGATTTctgaattggatttttggtattggATGATGATTATTTACACTCAATATACCTATGAACCCGACAAGGGGTTCTTGGGAGTCTCATACtggtttaggatatccttatAATCCAAGCCACCGGCTTTGTAGTTTGAGACCTCATCAAGGGGGAAATCTTGGTCATATTATCACAAGGCATTGTGTCATGACTGTGGTAGGATATTGAGCActagattgatcaatggatggACTATTAACATGTGGTTTTATATAAAGATTAATAGATTTGACAATTGATCCTTGAGTTGTGATGATGGTTTAAATGGGTTTTTTGAATTGTATAAAGCTTGTTGAAAAGAACCGATTTGTACATGATTTACTATGTATGTTAAATTGTTAGATTATGAGTTCATGGTATTGCTTTATGTACGTGTGTGTATGTATAGTGGCCACTCAATCTGCTTAGAAAAGATATGTACTAATTAAGCTTGCCTTCTTTCGCTGTTGTGTCATTCATTATGATGCTGCatgatcttttttcttcttttaacttTCTTGTATGGATGACACATAAACTTATGTGCTCCCGTTTTGAGGGCACATTTGTCATGGTACAGAAGCTCATCTTCTATTCTGAGTATCGTTATCTTTTTCTTCCACATTTGTAATGGTAAAGAAGCTTCTTTTAACTTTGGGtatcttgtatttttcttttgattctttacCAATCTGGGTCATGGAGAAGGAGCTTCTTGGCAAacctcttgttctttttttttccccatcttGGGTCATGGTCTGTCAAGAAGCTTCTTGGCCAGCATACGCATGGCTATGCATGGAATATggtatttataaaaaaaaaaaaaggcattccGCTCTCATTATCAGACCATCAACGCATTGAAGTCTCCCTCTTTCTCACACGCACATACAGACGATTAGGTACACCCAGAAAGGAGAAAGGATGGAAATATCGATCCAGTCAATTGCGCTGGCGACGGTCCTGGCCGTCCTGACGACATTGGCATGGATGGTGGTGAATTGGGCGTGGCTGAGGCCGAAGAGGCTCGAGGGGCTCCTGAGACAGCAAGGCCTCTCCGGCAGACCCCACACCTTCCTGTTCGGAGACCTCAAGGAGATATCGCGGCTGATGAGAgaagccaagtccaagccctTCGGCCTCTCCGACGACATCAAGCCTCGTCTCTTGCCTCTCGTGCATCAATCCTTCCAAACCTATGGTATGCACATCTTCATAATATCTCTGCATGCGgcacttaatattttcttattcgTTAACTCTCAGCTTGTTTTCGTCCTTTGGTCGACGCCATCGTCCTTGACGAGTTTTGAAACATTTGACATAACTGTCTTTCTTATTGGAAAATTCATGCATTTTGGCAACGCAAATGATAATATATCTCCAGTCATCTAATTATTTTGACACGCACACAATAGGGATACCTCACCATCCAAAAGCgaacaataaataaaagtcgTACGTGACCATGTCATTTCTCAGTTGGATTTTTGCTCAGCCATCTAACCATCTTTTCCCCTCCCGATATTAATTGAATCGGGTAATCACATGCACTCCTAAAGAATAGCTGATAATATTATTCAAGTAGTTGTTTAGGCAATGCGGATCTTATTTGGCTGAGTGCATTGTAGGCAAAAATTCGTTCATGTGGATAGGCCCAACACCAACAGTGAACATAACGAACCCCGAGCTCCTAAAGGAGATTTTCTCCAAGATGTACGACTATCGCAAGCCACCCCGCAGTCCCCTGTTGAAATTGCTCTTCGGTGGACTCGCTTTCCACGAGGGCAAGAAATGGGTTCAGCACAGGAAGATTATCAATCCAGCATTCCACGTGGAGAAGTTGAAGGTCCATGAAACTATACTCTGGTCAAATTAATCGAAACACGCATTGATGCCtcaggatttttcttttgattctttctttgcATTGGTCTGTTGTCCTTGCAGCTTACGTTGCCCGCTTTTTATTCAAGTTGCACTGAAATGGTTGGTAGATGGGAATATTTGGTATCAGAGGTGAGATCATGTGAGGTCGACGCCTGGGTTGACCTTCAAAATTTGTCCCGTGACTTGATCTCTCGGACAGCATTTGGTAGTAGATATGCAGAAGGCAAAAGGATCTTTGAACTTCAGGAGGAACTAGCCCTGCTCACGATGAAAGCCCTTCAATCAGTCTACATCCCTGGCTGGAGGTAAATCTCTCATCATCATTATTGAATCTAAATGAGCTTCTGGCTTACAATCATgacattataaaaaataaaaaaatccaactaTTTGATTCAATATTTCGCAGGTTTCTGCCAACTAGGATGAACAGGAGGATGAAGAACATAGATAAAGAAGTGCAGGCTCTGCTCATGGATATCATCCGCagaagagagaaagcaataaGGGGAGGGGAAGCAGCTGGCGATGATCTGCTGGGGCTGTTGCTGGAGTCAAACATGAAGGAGAATGCCGGGATGAGCTTCCACGATGTGACTGAGGAGTGCAAGTTTTTCTACGTCGCTGGACAAGAGACCACTTCGGTTTTGCTAGTATGGACCATGGTCTTGTTGAGCGTGCACCCAGATTGGCAAGCCCGAGCTAGGGAGGAGGTCCTCCAAACCTTTGGAAGCAGAAAACCTGACTTTGGCGAATTAAGCCACCTCAAGATTGTGAGTTTAACAAGAGACTCTGACCTTTTTTTACTGCATGTAAATTAAAATAGCATTCATTCTCTTTGTGGAAATTGATGTTAGACGCAGAGGACCTTCCCCTGATTTCATTGTAGTAATCTTTCTCGGGCATCATAATCATGTAGATGCTCCTACGTACACTTCTCTACCGTATGACAACTTTTACGGATTTGTCCTGGTCAGGTCACGATGATCTTGAATGAGGTGCTGAGGCTATACCCTCCTGTAATCACATTGGCACGAGAGGTTCACAAGGAAACAAAACTGGGGAAGCTGACATTACCCACGGGAGTCCAGGTCTCGATGCCGACTCTCCTCATCCACCGTGATAAAGAACTGTGGGGCGAGGATGCTGAGGAGTTCAAGCCTGAGAGGTTTGCAGAGGGAGTGTCCGAGGCTACCAAGAACCAAGTCTCCTTTTTCCCATTTGGATGGGGCCCTCGTACATGTGTTGGCCAGAACTTTGCAATGTTAGAGGCAAAGATCGTGCTCGCCATGATACTTCAGCAATTCTCATTCGAGCTCTCTCCATTTTATGTGCATGCCCCTTGCAATGTCCTCACCCTCCAGCCACAGCATGGTGTTCAAGTGATCTTGCACAAGGTAAACTAGAAAAGTTACAGATTAGGATAACATGCAGCGTCCACAAAAACGTGCATTGAAAtaagtgaagaattggattcttggtgagattgattgcaccggtgttgtcacagttaatctccgtgcatgaatcttcaattccaaagtctcttagctgttgttttatccacaaaatttgtgaacaacaacttccaagagctacatactctgcttctgctgtagaaagagctactgtactttgcttctttgaaaaccaagatactgtcctacttccaagtagttgacaggtacccaaggtgctctttctatcaactttgcatccggctaggtctgcgtctgaatatccaagaagggtaaagtctccatttttaagataccaaagaccaatgctcgaagttgatgcaatgtatttgataatacgctttgcaatacttagatgagattcttttggatctgcttgaaatctccttcatctttgtctatcttcaaagagcttgacattgatatctcagtctttttgcaattttccagtccaaactttttgacaagatcattagcatatttttcttgatgaataaaagtccattccttcaattgtttcacttgaagtccaagaaaaaaggttagttcacccatcatgctcatttcaaattcatcctgcatagacttagagaattt
The window above is part of the Eucalyptus grandis isolate ANBG69807.140 chromosome 6, ASM1654582v1, whole genome shotgun sequence genome. Proteins encoded here:
- the LOC104451598 gene encoding cytochrome P450 72A15, with amino-acid sequence MEISIQSIALATVLAVLTTLAWMVVNWAWLRPKRLEGLLRQQGLSGRPHTFLFGDLKEISRLMREAKSKPFGLSDDIKPRLLPLVHQSFQTYGKNSFMWIGPTPTVNITNPELLKEIFSKMYDYRKPPRSPLLKLLFGGLAFHEGKKWVQHRKIINPAFHVEKLKLTLPAFYSSCTEMVGRWEYLVSEVRSCEVDAWVDLQNLSRDLISRTAFGSRYAEGKRIFELQEELALLTMKALQSVYIPGWRFLPTRMNRRMKNIDKEVQALLMDIIRRREKAIRGGEAAGDDLLGLLLESNMKENAGMSFHDVTEECKFFYVAGQETTSVLLVWTMVLLSVHPDWQARAREEVLQTFGSRKPDFGELSHLKIVTMILNEVLRLYPPVITLAREVHKETKLGKLTLPTGVQVSMPTLLIHRDKELWGEDAEEFKPERFAEGVSEATKNQVSFFPFGWGPRTCVGQNFAMLEAKIVLAMILQQFSFELSPFYVHAPCNVLTLQPQHGVQVILHKVN